The following coding sequences lie in one Candidatus Woesearchaeota archaeon genomic window:
- a CDS encoding ERF family protein — MSIYTKLLDIQQQSTTLKKDASNPFFKSKYITLDNIISVYNEKLSQKKIVCYHYTKDNKLTTVLIDTEDDSKVESEFNVLNNDPQKAGSEITY, encoded by the coding sequence ATGAGTATATATACAAAATTACTAGATATACAACAACAAAGTACAACATTAAAGAAAGATGCTAGTAATCCATTCTTTAAATCAAAATATATAACACTAGATAATATTATCTCTGTTTATAATGAAAAACTATCACAAAAGAAAATAGTTTGCTATCATTACACAAAAGATAATAAACTAACTACCGTATTAATAGATACTGAAGATGATTCAAAAGTAGAAAGTGAATTTAATGTATTAAATAATGACCCTCAAAAAGCAGGTTCAGAAATAACATATTGA